A window of the Citrus sinensis cultivar Valencia sweet orange chromosome 9, DVS_A1.0, whole genome shotgun sequence genome harbors these coding sequences:
- the LOC102618396 gene encoding hydroxyethylthiazole kinase — protein MEKEPNEWGPKAWAHLSAVRAQSPLIQCITNYVSMDLVANTLLSAGASPAMLHTIEEIPDFTPHVRALYVNVGTLSANWLPSMKAAAQLASQLGKPWVLDPVAAGASGFRLNACLELVQLKPTVIRGNASEIIALSRASVGPTKGVDSSHESMDAMEAARCLAEASGGIVAVSGAVDIVTDGRRVVGAHNGVPMMQKITATGCSVTALIAAFVAVDPPHAFEATASALSVYGIAGEMGMSMAKGPASLRMHMIDCLHGLDQAALLSRTNITALS, from the exons ATGGAGAAAGAACCTAACGAGTGGGGCCCGAAGGCGTGGGCCCATCTGTCGGCTGTGCGAGCCCAATCACCGTTGATACAGTGCATCACGAATTACGTCTCAATGGATTTGGTGGCGAATACCCTGCTATCCGCGGGTGCATCCCCGGCCATGCTTCACACCATCGAAGAAATCCCCGACTTCACACCACACGTCCGCGCTCTCTACGTCAACGTGGGCACGCTCTCCGCCAACTGGCTACCGTCTATGAAGGCCGCTGCGCAACTGGCGTCTCAGTTGGGTAAGCCTTGGGTTCTCGACCCCGTTGCCGCTGGAGCTTCCGGTTTCCGGTTAAACGCTTGCTTAGAGCTCGTCCAACTTAAGCCCACCGTCATTAGAGGCAACGCTTCCGAAATTATCGCGCTCTCTCGGGCCTCCGTGGGACCCACTaag ggtGTAGATAGCTCCCATGAGTCGATGGACGCAATGGAGGCAGCAAGATGCTTAGCTGAAGCAAGTGGTGGCATAGTTGCTGTGTCTGGAGCGGTTGACATTGTAACAGATGGGAGGAGGGTTGTTGGTGCTCACAATGGGGTGCCCATGATGCAAAAAATTACAGCAACAGGATGCTCTGTCACTGCTCTGATTGCGGCTTTTGTTGCAGTTGATCCTCCGCACGCTTTTGAAGCCACAGCTTCAGCATTGTCTGTATATGGTATTGCTGGTGAGATGGGAATGAGTATGGCCAAAGGTCCTGCTTCATTGCGGATGCACATGATAGATTGTCTCCATGGGCTTGATCAAGCTGCTCTACTTTCCCGCACCAACATCACCGCCTTGTCATGA